gagcaagaagcttggagggcttaggtgtactaagtagattaggcttgaagggtctattactgtccatgtatcccaactacattttctagtggattgtttactgcttggagggcggcggagaggttttacgtcaagggcttcggtttcctcttcgataacacatcgcgtgttgtctttgtgtttgcatcttccttcccttttatctttgtcttttattatctgctgtaggttgtgattttaatttggcttagatagtttttccaattctacattataacttttgttcattttccgcacactagttgtttgacataaagcgtgaattggttaatttgtaaattgggggtctaaacgttcaagggtgtttttacactatttgaactttcaattttcacTCTCCCACTggataattataataatagaaTTACGTGAACATGCCAATTTTTAGGAGCAATAAAATCCTTATAAATTGCATCAAAATTTATCCATCATACATATTATTGTGTCCCTTTTCACTTCATAAGCATACACAAAAATAAcgtttttatatttaaaaggataattatttttccttgaTGATACTTTGAGTTCAACAGTTACAATGATTGATGCTTATTCTTCAATATGTTGTATTCTATCACGCAAGGTTCAAAATTCTAAAGATGGAGATCATCCTAAATATGAAGCAATGGGAACATGACTTGTAATTGTAGTTTGTGGTACTTGGAATCATGTTTCTTTctcctgaaatcatttgctcaGAGGTTCATCATCCCCATGGTTATGGAAATGTATAGAGTTCATTCATCTTTTGTTTATTCTGATAttgtttcattattttcttgtttttccatgtttgaaaaaaaaaaaaaaaaaaagaaaagaaaagaaaagctgcAGTGGCAATAATAATAGAAGTACTACTACTTGTGTGATGCATTTATTTGGAGTGTTATAAACTACCTCTTCTTGGTGCAAAAAGACCATATCGCTATTTGAATGAAGTTATGCTTATTATTTTGATGAGTGTTATAAACTACATGCTATCATTAAGTGTCAAGTTTTTAAGTGTTTGATAGTTTATAATGAATTTCTAGTTGCTTATCCTTTTAAACGTTTCTCTAACTCAgtcatgcatgcatgcatgctcACCCATGCACATAATAGACTCCGGGAGGGAGATAATTTGGGTCCAACAATATAAGGTTGTCATAGAAGCAGTTGTATAGATTGACATATCCAGTTTGATATCCCTTGACTTTTAGCACCGTGGTTacgaaaaaaaaatgatcatgtATATGGTTGTGAAATTTTAGTTAAAGATGGctagaagaaaatattttatctttatgATTTTAACCATGCATGAGTAAATCTTCTCTTCATAAATTCATAAACAATTGTATGTAATTGAAATCCAAATCAATATTTTATGGAGCAAGAAAAGAACAAATAGCAACATTGATGACCAAAATAGGAAGAATgcaattgtttaaaaaaaaaaaaaaaaacctgaaataACCATAAATCTCATGAATCAAAGATCCACCAGCTCTATCTAATGAAAGGGTGTCAACTTGCACCCCTAGAGAATTAGAGGCATTTGCACTGATATTTATTGCACTCTTTATCAAATCCCTCACTGCTCTGTTAATTGGATTTCTAAAGAAGCAAATATAGCAATTCACACGTTGGCAAAGTGGCCTTTATTGAACAATGTCTATGGTTCTTTTGATTTTGGGAAACTTGTATTTGTTATTAGATTGGAGGCTAGTTTGCTCTCCCTataattagtttttcttttgaataaaattttccaGTTCATCAAAAATGAAAGGGgtgtaaattttattgaaagatgGTAATGAAGATCATATTTATATTTCAACATACATGATCAAAAttatcttcattttatttttccctacTTACAATAAGTGGGGAGAGGTGATTCAAATCTAGGTTTTacccacagagagagagagagagagagagagagattttaatGCTAGGAACTAATCACAACTTCCTATTCTTATTCGAGTCTTTTTTGTATACATTTAGATTTTACATGCTAATGCTCttttataatttctcaaaactTCCCATAATTTGCAAACTGCTAAAAACAAGAATTCCctataaaaattacaatgaaaaagtatttcaaaaattatcAAAAGCTTCTACTCTTTCAAGTTTTGGCACTCAATGTATCTTTGATTTAAAGACACAAATGATACAAACACCTTTTTTGACTTGTgtttttctctacaaattcCACCATGCCATTAAAAAACTTTCAAGGTTTTCCTCTACAAATTCCACCATGCCATTAATAAACTTTCAAGGTCCTACGATTAAGCTTTTTCTGCCCATATATACAATTGGTTCTACAGAAtaactaattaaaaatttaataaagcattaaacatttttttcctACAGGGAATACGTTAACGAAGATTTATCATTCATGCCATGATTCAAATTAGCATGCTGAGTAAATAACCCATAGGATCTGCAGAAGGTTAGGTGCTCTACAAACtttggtgaaaaaaaatttaaattcctTTGTTCATCTTGGCATTTCCTTCTGTAGAGAAGAATAATACCAACATGACATGCCATCACACTAACCAAGtgcaccccaaaaaaaaacaacaaaaacacctATCATATAGCACATCAAACCTGGCGTTAAAGCAGGATATATCTCAAGAAACCAGCAAAGTAGCCAAGACCCAAGAGAAAGTTCTACAACCACATGATTAAAAAccaccaaaagagcaaaagctaaGGCTTATGATTTACAGATTATCAAAGCCAAACAATCAAGAATAATTTACAGTTGAAAATAGATGCAGCACAATGTAGGAATCTATTAATGCATCCAACAGTGACATAGTAAAATGTCATTGTTTTGGAGACAATTTTTTGCCCCTGATTAAATATTgctcatctttttcttttttcttttttgaacaattttttaaaaggataCACAATCCCACCTGCCAAAATCGTGTATCAGGTAATCCAAGGAAACTCCCCTAGTGGCGATGAACTTAGGATGTCTGGATCTACAACTCATCCCGAGCTTCCAACCATTATGCTGCACCCTGACGGGTACTCATCAATCAGTTTTACCCTCCTATGATCCAATCTCTTGCAAGTAATGTTCGGCTTCCAAGGCTGCCATGCAACCTGCATCATTAAAGAAACCAAGTAAACTAAATAGAGAAGACCTTAATACATATACTGTGAAGAAAGCATAACTTAAAGAGGAACAGgtctttttaatttaaatttaaaaagataacTTAAATTgttcaacaaaacccaaatattgGTGACAGAAACAGGTTATTGTAACAGTGGTAGATGCCATGACCAATGGTAACATGATTTCTAATTTTCCATTCGACTGTTCCAAAATTGAGAATGAAACAGAAACCAGCAACAGCCTTTCTCTTCCCACCTCTGCCCCAAATCTTGGGACCAAAATGAACATTTCAGAAAGACATGTTTTCCCAATAGCAGAATCACTTAGATTGGAGTCAGTAAGCAACAACCTACAGTTATTTATATACCACTACCAATTATTTGTATTATCTCACTTCTTATAGTCAATTACAGAAACTGTCAAATTTTATGCATTCCAATGTAGCTAAATGATGAACACAAAATACTTTCCCACatcaatgtaatttttttattttttattctgtaAATCACatttaaaaagacaaaacaatcCAAGCCTAGTCAAGTATCTTGTGATAAGTTCAGTTTGTGAGATTAAAGTCATGCACAAGCTTAATTTACATTTGCGCAAAAATCATACATACATGTCACTCAATCTCAGGTCACCAAGCACTAAAAAAAGCCAGAGTCCAGCTCACCCTTGAAGTGAACAACCCATTATTTTAAGGGGTCAAAAATGGGTGGGCataatcaagttttaaaattcacatttcTAAATACTCCATGTTCTTAAAAGCTAAGTTAGATCAGCTTGGGTTTACTCAAGAATGGGCTTAGCATCTCAAAAGAATGTGCTTGAATCAAGACTCCAACAGTCATCCAATTGCATAGAGAGATGGTGATCAAGCCATGTCAAACATATCGTAAATGGATTACTTTCTTCGCAACCCTAGAGCACAAGTTTCATCATTTTGataaagaagaacaaaaaaagtacACAGTCACACAAGGTTagactaattttgtttttaaatccACAAGCATAGAATGGGCAGGAAACAGAACTTTTTAGAACCTTCTTAACTATATACCTATTAGGAgggagtcaaaaaaaaaatcttaaaatttccTTTTGATTATTATTAGTTTCATCGGTAAAGGGTAACTACATTCATTAATGTGTTGCACATGGAAAATACCATAATGCAACAAGCAAGTTAGAGACACTGGCAAATTTAGAAAGCATAAATATTCTCTATTCTTGCAGTCAGACGCTTTATTATCTGGAGGGCAATTTGATcaagaacaaagaaacatgTGAACCAGCAACTCGCAGTTCTAATATGCTTCTAAGTAAGCAGTACAGAAGAGAAGTGAAGCAGGAAATTAAGTTTAGCATTATATTAATGAGATACACATAATTTTGACCCAGCAAAAAACAGTAACAGATACAAACACACATTATTACCCACACAAAACATATAATCccaaataaaatgaagaaaagctGTGCTGCAAacataaaaattctaaaatcgaAATTTAAATGATGAAGGGGGGAGATAGAGGATATTGACAAACCAGTTCCGGCAGCAGTAACGGCCTGCCTATACTTCTTATCCTGGACATCTCCGGCAGCAAAAACTCCATGCACACTAGTCAGGGTGGTCCCTGGCCTTGTGACAACATAGCCACCAGAATCAAGTTCCAGCTGACCATCTAAGAACTTGGTGGCTGGCTCATGCCCTATCGCAAAGAACAATCCAGATACCTTGAGATCTGAAACCTCCCCGCTCAGCACATTCTTCACCTTCAACCCCCCCAAGACCCTATTATTAGTGTTTTCATCCCCATATGCCCCCACGACCGCTGAGTTCCATAGAACTTGAATCTTAGGATTAGTCAAGGCCCTCTGCTGCATAATTTTTGAAGCCCTAAATGTATCTCTCCTATGGATGATGTACACAATGGACCCATACTTGGTCAGGAATGTGGCCTCCTCCATGGCTGAATCGCCTCCTCCAATTACTGCCAAGGGCTTGTTCCTGAAAATGGGTGCAGCACCGTCACACACAGCACAAGCTGATATCCCTCGGTTCCAAAACCCTCCTGGGCCCTCACCAGAGCCTGGGAAGTCTAATCGCTTGGCGACGGCACCCGTTGCCACAATGATAGAATCAGCAATGACAGCCTTAGAATCAGTGAAGACCTTGAAAGGGGTGGTGGAGAAATCCACCTTGTTGACAGTCTCGGTTAGAATCTGAGTGCCAAAGCGGAGTGACTGCTTGCGGCAACGGTCCATGAGCTCAATGCCATTAATTCCATCTGGAAATCCTGGGAAGTTCTCCACGTCAGTGGTCGTGGTGAGCTGACCGCCAGGGGCAATGCCATTGGCCATCCACCCCTCAAAAAGGATGGGTTTCAACTCTGCACGTGATGCATATATGGCAGCGGTGTGGGCAGCTGGGCCACTTCCAATGATGCACAATCTTGTTTTGAGGATATGGAGATCATTTATGGCCGATGTTGAAGAAATGCCAGCAGCAAAGGAGGATGCTTGTCCAGGTGTGGAAGTGGGAGCTGCGGTGGGAGCAGCAGAGTTGGAGGCCTTTCGAAAAAACTTGGAACCTCTTCTGAGTAGATTTAAGAGGTTGTTTTTAGGGCAATAACTCATAACTTCTCCTTTCTGCAGTCTCTATTGCTATAAAAGTTAAAAGGCATGGTTTTGAAAACCAAATTGtaaagagaagaaataaaataaaaaaggagaggtTCAAGTTTTTAAGATTGGACCAttagtataaaataataaatcataaacaagctaattaaatttaaacaataacAATTATTTAAAGTACAAcgtctaaacaaacaaataaatttcaCATAGTAAtattacacattaaaaaaagaaaaagaaaaagaaaaaaaccattcGACTACAACAACAGCAGTGACAATCACCACCAACAAGTCAATAAACAGCCTTGCATGATATAGCACATCAAGAGGAATAACAAACAAACCTAAGAATTAAACAAACTTTggacatatataaacaaaaacagaaCACCCACTAAGTgcttgattttcaaaaacaatgtAGTTCAAGTCGCAGCAAACcctgaaatgaaaaatgaagaaaaacaaaCCAGACACAGTGACACACTTCACAGCAAAGATTgaataatttaaacaaatgaaaacaaATTGAATCTAAATTTAGCTAATTCCAGGTTACTTACATATagttaaagataaaattaaCAGGACCAAATAAAAGACACCAAattaagcttttttttattatggatAAACCTAAATTAAGCTTAGAATTGATTAAAGGGAGATTACATATTAACTTTGAATTATAGCACATACCCAGtaaagaaaattcccaaaagaaaaaagaataaccCTCAAATGATCCTAAGTTCTATGCCTTTAACAATGTGGGGTTGCCCTTTTGACGTATTATCGAAAAGAATTTGATACACCCCACGTTTTCCTAAAGTTCAAACCTCAAATTAACAAGACACAACAGCTGACAAACAAAGAGCTTCAACAAATGAAAACTCCCAATACCCACAAGTGGGTTTTTTGTCCTCTCAAGAGCCCACCTAAGATCATGTGAtacacaaacccaaaaagataaaggaattcaaaactaaagaaccaagtgaagaagatgaaaatgtTTACCTGAATGTCTAGACTTTCCAAGTTTCCAGTGAGCTATTCAGATTGGGGTTATGGAGGAGGAGGGTTGGTGGTTCCTTGGCAGAGGcggaagaagaaagaataagcTCATAGGGTTGGTTATCCATAACTTCTTGTGTTTGCTTTGCTTGGGCGGTAGGTTTGGGCCTTGAGAGTTGAgacagaggaaaagaaagaatgcTAATGCACTAATGCAGTACCAAAAGGTATTCTCAGAAGGAACAAAACAggaaacccaatttttttttttttttttttttgaaatctatttaaagaaaataaagtaatataaatatattgagGGTGGAAATACAATTATCAATGTCATCCTAACATCCTCCGTTACCGTTAGCTAGGTTGTGAGAGACATCGGATCAGGTTGCTTAGGACGTTG
This genomic stretch from Quercus lobata isolate SW786 chromosome 3, ValleyOak3.0 Primary Assembly, whole genome shotgun sequence harbors:
- the LOC115979882 gene encoding thioredoxin reductase NTRB-like isoform X2 — protein: MSYCPKNNLLNLLRRGSKFFRKASNSAAPTAAPTSTPGQASSFAAGISSTSAINDLHILKTRLCIIGSGPAAHTAAIYASRAELKPILFEGWMANGIAPGGQLTTTTDVENFPGFPDGINGIELMDRCRKQSLRFGTQILTETVNKVDFSTTPFKVFTDSKAVIADSIIVATGAVAKRLDFPGSGEGPGGFWNRGISACAVCDGAAPIFRNKPLAVIGGGDSAMEEATFLTKYGSIVYIIHRRDTFRASKIMQQRALTNPKIQVLWNSAVVGAYGDENTNNRVLGGLKVKNVLSGEVSDLKVSGLFFAIGHEPATKFLDGQLELDSGGYVVTRPGTTLTSVHGVFAAGDVQDKKYRQAVTAAGTGCMAALEAEHYLQEIGS
- the LOC115979882 gene encoding thioredoxin reductase 2-like isoform X1; this encodes MSYCPKNNLLNLLRRGSKFFRKASNSAAPTAAPTSTPGQASSFAAGISSTSAINDLHILKTRLCIIGSGPAAHTAAIYASRAELKPILFEGWMANGIAPGGQLTTTTDVENFPGFPDGINGIELMDRCRKQSLRFGTQILTETVNKVDFSTTPFKVFTDSKAVIADSIIVATGAVAKRLDFPGSGEGPGGFWNRGISACAVCDGAAPIFRNKPLAVIGGGDSAMEEATFLTKYGSIVYIIHRRDTFRASKIMQQRALTNPKIQVLWNSAVVGAYGDENTNNRVLGGLKVKNVLSGEVSDLKVSGLFFAIGHEPATKFLDGQLELDSGGYVVTRPGTTLTSVHGVFAAGDVQDKKYRQAVTAAGTGLSISSISPLHHLNFDFRIFMFAAQLFFILFGIICFVWVIMCVCICYCFLLGQNYVYLINIMLNLISCFTSLLYCLLRSILELRVAGSHVSLFLIKLPSR